The Astyanax mexicanus isolate ESR-SI-001 chromosome 6, AstMex3_surface, whole genome shotgun sequence region CACTTCTATTTGTGCCTCATTAGTAATATCAGTCATACATACAGTTATATCTAAGTAATACTGTATCTGTGGACCTAATTCCACAGCGTTTGAATGTGCAGAATATTGTACAATGCGTTATCAACTGGAATCACTAGCCATGTTGGGACATAAAAGTGAGCCATATTTTGGTTGGACTCGTCATAAAACTCTGGTAAATGTTTTACCCCAACAAGTTGGGGTAAACTCCAAAGTTCTAAGTTAACGTTTTTTTCTTGGAATTGCTttaaattgtaaagtgtaaaatttTAAGTTATCTGAATGTGAATGTTTAACTGGTCtactttaaacagtttaaacagtcaACTGGGGTGTGACGTCATTCCCAGCTCCGGCATCCTCCAATATCTGAGGTAAATGAAGGGGAAGCATTAGCTTCTCAGAACAGGTGCATATCTTTTTATATGCTTACTTTTCTCTTATTTGTATTAATTCTAGAGGCTCTCTGAAGTTGCGCTCATTGAAAATGCAGGGAAAACAGGGGGAGAGAAATGTGCAGACTCACACATTCTCTTCATTCCAGCCAAGCTCAGTGGCATTCATTGTTACCCGGCACTAAATACAAACATCACTAGGAACGGCCTCTCTGTTACATGCTACTACAAAGAGGTACCGCTGCATGACCCTTTCCATGTGTTTAGTCCAATTCTATTTCAGACATCCATCAGACACTGAGGATTTTGGAATATTGAACAAAATAATTTACAAACATTTTATAGAAAACAAAAGGACAATTTTTGTTTGCTATACACTTGTTGCAATAATGTCCACCTACCTATCTGCAGCAGCACAGGTGTGACCAGGGCTGTTTCCATGGCATAGCAGAACTCACGACCAAACATGACAGCTCCATGCATAACCCATAGTCGCTTGGGGATGTGATCCACAGAACCCTCACTGGCCGACTCTTCAGAAACCTCCACCTCCTTCTCTCCACTCATCCTGCCACTCGGACCCTTAGTGGGCACCACTGCCATGTCCAGCACTCGTATAGCCTCTGAGTCGGCGTTCTTGGGTGCCATTTCCACCTGCATAAAGGCAGCTGCGGTGGGGGAGGGGGATTCAACTAATACAGGGATGGGGCTCTACTTATTCCCAAAGGACAAGTCCTACTTCTCTCacgctctttctctctgctttaaACATCCACAGGGACAATCCACATATATTCCACCACAGTTTCAGCTAATGATACATTAACCAGTATTTAAAGCAGAAGTCATGTCGCTCCACATATATTTTACTGAGAGGTTTACCGCCTGCTGTAATCAGTACAAATCCATATATGACCCTGTTCGGGCAAGCAATAAGTCATGTTTTCCCAGAGAGTGAAAATGGAATTAGGGAGAAGAAGTGGGAGGTCAGCACAGGTACACGATTCTCTGTGTATCCCCATGGAGTGATTTGCTGATGATATCTagatgtgagaaaaagagaaaaaataaatactataacACGCAGATCAATCTGATCAGATAGGAATTTGGAAATCTGACTCTTATTTGAGTACTTTCAGGTCTTTAGTTGAAAATGAAATGCTACATATAATCTAGAGTAAACAGGCATACATACATAGGCTGAGCAGTGAAACAATGACTAATTGATTTATGCTTACTAAACAATAAACTTTCCAAAACTGCAATTATGTTGCATTCCAAAGGTCGATTAGAGACTGGTATTGCATCATTATCCTTCACAGTAACACTGTCAATCTAAAGTGACAATGGGAGCTTTCTAGAAGAGcagaacttaaaaaaataaagcaaaatagaACTATAGATTTTCCAAAAATTACACCACTACATGGTCAAGCAAATTATGATCCATGCATCGCCACCTATTCTAATATCCCTCATCATTAGCCACATAAACATAAATAGAACGTCTGTGTAGAGACATGTCACTTACCTGAATCTGCCAATtcctattcattcatttatctgaAGCCAAACACTGCAAAAAGAGAAATCTATTGAGAGGTGATtcacacattataaaaaaaacacaagagcaCTAGAGCACTTACAGGAAAGATACAACATTTTATactcggcaaaaaaaaaaaaacgtgacatGCCGTAAGACTGCCCAAAAGTCCAGATAGTCATGCTTCACAAATCACTGCTTTCCCTTTGCTTCACTGGCTAACCTAGTCCAAATAGTTAACATTTTAACCCTCTGTGCACTTGCTTTAACCTGTTGTGCACCTGCTGAAGTTAAACTCTCTTTAAAGTGTATCTTCAATACACTAAGAATGCTTAACTGTGTTAGTTCACCATCTTTAATGAGCAATGATAAAAGAcgtaggggaaaaaaataattacatttacaaaCAAGCATGTCACAATAAGACTTTATATCACAAAATCAATCAAaagataatattgtcattttagaaCAATAATATTAAATGCTCCTGACATAATGATAAAAGAATAGCACAACAAAGCAAACATACCCTTTAAAAACTACAacttttttcccaaaaattgggaaatacatatttttttctttacttactgcagtaaacactgtgttcacagGTATCACAGGTATTGGTCATCGTAtgactttaattttatatatatatatatatatatatatatatatatatatatatatatatatatatatatatacacatacatacacacacaacacagacaaacatacaattaaaacaataggtgatatcacaattatcaaataCTACATGTCTGTTTGTTGTATGATAAGtcgttttatttgtatttattagatTCAACTACTATTCAAATAATATCTCAAACAATGCACTCCCATATTCATGTTCcaattaaaccaattaaacatGAATATTTAGAGTTGGTCTAAATAGTGTTATATTGTTCATTTGTTCATCCCTAGTTACTGTTAAAAAAGATACTGTAATAATCGGTAATTTGTCCATAATTGTCCAAATGTGTCTAAAAACAGGGTTTTTGAGTTCTTAAACTATGTTTTCATATTATCTATGAGTTTTAAACACATAATAATCCTCTTCAGGTTAGCTAAAATTTAAATGGAAAATCCCGTTCCAGAAAGTGTAAATCCGCCCCGGGATTTTGGTACGACTGCCTAGTCCGCTCCGCTGCAAACGAGGCCAGGCCTGCAGCGGTCCAGACAGTCGTACCAAAATCCCGGGGCGGATTTACACTTTCTGGAACTGGATTTGCAAACATTGCTGACTCCAGTTAGAAACTGTGCTTATCATTAAGCTGAACTCTTAATATGTAAATCAAAGACTCCTAATTTAGTTCTTAGTAAACTACGTTAATAAATGAGTTAACCACGTACTAAACAAGCGAGCGTTAATAACAGTTAGCCAGAGATTTCTGATAACAGCGAGCAGAAGGTCTGAGACCGTTTGTATTCTAAGAGCTAAACAAGAGGAAAAACTCACACTTCTCACTCTGATATCAGTCtattacataaatacataatcCCTTCCCAGTAAACACATCGTCCTCTGTTAAAGAACCCCGAGGACACGTTAATTCTAGTGGTATAAATGCCCTGTTACCTCTCTGATCCGTCAGacactaggttagctaacctagatctCCCACATCTGCTCCAGAACCTACGAGCTGCTGCTCTCTATTGTGTGCTGGGGAGGGTTGCCAGTCACTCTACTCTCAAAATCCCCGCCTCCAGACAAACAGACCTATCATCACTATGGTTGCTGAGAGAAGATAGGAGGTCCGTGGAGATGCTTAAAGTAGGGCTGGGAGATTAACCGAGtcgaattaatttgattaatagaaTTAGcaactgttttaatgtgattttgatTGATGTAGAATAAACGATATTGCACAGATTTACATATAGAATGTATGCCATGTATGGCaaagattttcatattttatacttGTCCTTAACTGAAAACTATAAAGGTTAAGATGTGTGCACCATGTTTAAAACAAAGGCTGCATGTATGCAATGCAAGGTTCGAGGGAGCTGCTAActattcttacaaaaaaaaatatatatttaatatattaaatataaattaaatgtaaacaaTAATTCGAGCATCACCTTAAAttatgctgtttgtttttttaaagaaaaaaagctaaaaatcataattgtatTTGAGAATTGCTTATATATTTAAAAGatatgaaaattattatttatatatatatatatatatatatatatatatatatatatatatatatatatatatatatatatatatatatatataaacgggCATATTTCCTAAATGATAATTTTGTCTATTTTTGAGTATTCTAAACACCATCAATTATTTGTAACCATCTGGTAATCACATGACCTCACTTAGTActtaaatacttatatattttacatttacagcattggGCTGTAAATGGACTTCTACAGAGTTTAACGACTATAGAAGTAAGCAGTGGTTGGATAGTAACtaattacatgttttttacatctttacagatgcattaaaatattaagcaGTTAGATTACTTAGCAGTGAtttacataatatataaataaagattttttacaGGAAATTTATTTGTACAATAGTTTATTTGTGCTCATACTTATTTATGTTGAGCTTAGTTGGTGCAAGGTGATTGGTTCGGCTTAATAAATGGGCGGGGCTAGGAGCTGCGTCGgaggaagggggagagagagagagagagagagagagattcaacaGCAGGTAGACTCCTGCTCAAAACGTGTGTTACCTGTGTGACACTTTAAAGCATTTTTGATTAGGTAAATgatatatataaagtattatgTGCAGCTTATTGCTTAGCTAAgcttaattgtgtaaaaaaagcACACATTAGGTGTTTAACACTGTTAAAATGGCATGACATCTAGCTAATACAGTTTAAATTATCAGCGTCCACTAAATATTCTCTCAGCTTCAAAACACTCCACTCTAGTTTTAAGAAACACtggaaggtaaaaaaaatatatcaatctAGAGTTAGCATTGCCCGTTGTGtgattagctaactagctagcttaactGCTGGACATGTTAATATGTTTGTTTAAGTTGTTAAATTAGTGTAcaggtgtgtttctgtgtaatattttagtattaattACTATTTACCACACTAACACAATATAAATCTTGTATATGCTCACTGACAAGAGGAAACCTTCAAATACTTCATTTCtatgcatttttacatttacacagcCCAAAAAGTTGGATACCCTTTATACTGTTCTTCTAGGGAAAAAACAACACACCAGACAAGCTTAAGACCAGCTAAACCAGTTTAAACTTTTTAGTTTAAAATCTAAGATGTCAGCCAAATCTTGCCTAAACATCTTTTGGTTAACTGTAAATATAATTAATGACAATGATTAAAGTTTAAAACTGATGTAATTCAGCCAAAATAATTGACATAAAATAATTTAACgcttttttatattaactttagAAATGTAAGATGTTTTCCTTTTCCCTGTGAAGTTCCCATTTCTGGGATAAAGTTATATTCCTGCAGTGATGATAAATATAATGCTGTAGACATCCTATATAAtcctatatatttaaatgttttttatgtttttgaacaGGTAATCAATGAGCTTGATgtaaattgtttatttttgtgaatAATTTACATAATATTGGTCACATCTTACATTACGTTTGCAATATATCTACAgtacttctcatttaatgttttttccaaCATTGTAGTCAGtctaaagtcatccagattatgaaagaacacataaggaatcatgtagtaaacgtaaaaatgttaaacaaaccaaaatacaaaaatatgaagGATATATGTGGCTCTTATTGGGGATGCTGTTAACTTAcagtttctgaggttggtaactcaCTGTTTTCAATGTATACCATCTATACCTCTTCACATAACAACTGATAGTCTCAAACTtgctaactgaaagccatttcaggtggctctacctcataaaactgactgagaaagagaaataggtgctattttaaataatctaaagtatgaaacatattctggtttgttgaacattctttgtttaccaaaaaaatatattttctttatcatttggatgcctttaatattaatctacaatgaagaaattctaataataatgaaaaaccaccAAATTTATAGTGGAtggataaataaaaatacatttacatcatAAAGAACAAAGAGTGTTGGTCACAGAGATGTGTGAAATTTTAAAGATCATTTGCATCAGTTAAAggttctttatatattttcctatcTTTGTGTCAGACTTgcacatctctattacaaacatgatTGAGTGTTTTTATCCACTATGCTACATcaaatgggtgtggctaaataCAACCACATCCATTCAGAAAAGTAagaaatataaatagaaatataagCAAGAAATATCAGTGATCAAATAATCCTGCTTAGACATCtgtatattcatttattattttgagTTTAAGTAAATCAAACTGTaacatgtttgtatttttttaataaacagacGCCAGAATTGTAAGGGGTGAGGATAAATGCTGAGTCGATGCTGGAGCCCATTTCCTGACCAGTGCTGAGTTGTCACTGTCTGTGagtaatgttctttttctaaccTAGTTTTCTGTAATGTGACAAATTAAAGGACAAAAATGGAATAAATGAGCAGAGAAACATAATGAGTGCAGATGCTTTCAGGCAGGTGTGCTGCATGAGGTACAGCACAGATGGCAGGAGCTTCAGTCACACAGACAGCTCAGCTGGCTAGCATTTCAGTAGAAACTGTGACTATAGTAATATCTGAGTTTAGCTGTATAGGTAGGACAGAATTTTGGAGATGCTGCATTAATTAAGCTGTGTTTAGGGTTTAATTTCTACAGAAATATGATTTCCTGTGCTTCGAAAATTTTTATTTGGTCCTAATGGTAGTGGTCTCCTTTAAGATGGCACTCCCCAAAGTATAGAGCATGAAGGATCATGGGAGATTGTGAACTCACAGATTAGACAGCTATCAGCACCACCAtcataaaaaaacagcagaacatcTTTTTGTTCCTGGAATGCTGTTTCAGATCTCTATTACAGTTTCAGATATTTACAGAAACCATACCAAGGCACGTTAAAACTGTCATCATGACTTATGCATACAGTACAAATGCTCAGATGTCTGATGGGGTAAAATGGTAAGCATTGACTGACTAAAGCTGAAGCTATTTTGGCATCGTTTTTAAATAATCCTTGGTGTACTGAGCATCTACTGTCtttcaaatacaaataatttTCACATATTTCAAATCATAAATCACATCCACTCTTCTCCATATATATCTGGCCAATCCATTATTTACAggacaaaaataagaataagttCATTTGCTCTTAACTGAAAGAGCAATTTGTCCCATCATTCAGTCCATCAGATCCCTTTTAAAATGGGCATTACATTAATTTAGTAGATTCATTCATTCAGTCCATACTGTACAGCCTCATCCTGGAAGGCCTCCATGTTGAGGAGTATTCATGTTTGCCATTATCATGCTATTAGCAATGGCAAAAACAGTGCCGGATCCTTTGGAGCTTTTCTGCATGCTGATTATGTCTCCACTGGTCTGCTCTGCTTCTGCCTTCCGGAAGAACCTCTTCATGGTAGACTGGAAGTTGGTGGTGACGAAGCAGTAGACCACAGGATCAAGGCAGCTGTTGAGACTGCTGAGGGTGACAGTCACATGGTAGACGATTACATGGTTTGGTAGGTCTGGGTGGAAGTAGACCAGGACTTGCCGAACGTGAAATGGTGTGAAACAGATGGTGAAGATAACCAGTACTGTTGTGAGAAGCTGCACAGCCTTCATTCGTCTGTCTCTGCTCTGCTGCATCAGACCTGGGCTGGACAGTGCGCACATGATCCTGACTGTGAACACCACAATGATCACCATTGGCACGAAGAATTCAAACACGCTGAGAGCGAAGAGCTTGGACACACAGCAGGCCGAGTGCTTCAGGGCTGTGGTGAGGAAGGAGTATGTGACGATGATGGCAAAGAGCCAGATGCACACGCATACCACTTTAGCTACATTGGGGTTGCGCCATTTTCGCGAGGCCTCCACCTGCACTATGGCCAGATAACGGTCTACACAGATGCTGGTGAGGAAGAGGATGCTGCAGTACATGTTGACAAAGTAGCTGAAAATGTGCACATAGGAGCAGTTAAGGCACTTGCCCCCACTATAATACAGTATGATGCGGGTCGGGAGGGACAGGTTGACCAGCAGATCCGTGACGGCCAGGTTAATGGTGTAAATCACAGACGTGGTCTTGGGTTTCGTACGGTAACAGAAAACATACAAGGCCAAGCTGTTGAGAGCCATTCCCACCATAAAGATCAGGGTGTTGATGACTACCAGGGCAATCCACAGGAAATAGAAATCATTATAGAGTCCCTCATCCAAGTGGGCCAGTCTGTGCAGGTATGGTTCACGGATGGGTGGAGAACTGTTAGTGGTGAGTGGTGGAGTTAAAGTTGAAGTGACGTTCATAGACAATGACCCCTCAGTTCTGGTCATTTCCATGGTTCTGGAATTGTGCCTGAAACACAAGAGAAGAAAACTAGGTGATCTTTGTAATCAGTTTCAAGGTTACTGGTTAACTGCGTTTCATAGGACTGTACACATGATTTCTCACAGTAACATATGAGCTGCTCTAGGTTTTTAGTTTTGTCCAGAACTGGAATTtgaaatgaaataatttttttaaatatttagaataAAGCATGAAGTCTTAATAAATCATAATGCTTATGGAATTATCATGGAATGAATAATGATTGTGCATTTTTGGTGGTGAACCTCTGAAATTTCTTATCTTCTGGGGCAACCATTCCAGAAGAAGTGGTCATCCTGTTTTATATCATCCTGTGGTATATTTTCCTTGATTGGATATAAGTTGGTCAGGTTGTGGGGCTGATGGGTACTGTCATTACCTATTTTGTCTCAATGGGTCTATACCAAAAAAAGAAGGTTTTCTGAGGGAGCCCAAAATTTGAAGATTTTTAACTTGAATTTTTGTTAAAGTGTGGTGATATTGGATACTATCATGCCAAAATGCAATGTGAAATGAAACAAAATTAGTTAAGATATATATGCTAAGAGATTAAGATCAGTATATAGTACTGTATATACctcatagaattttttttttgttgggggttcATTTTTGACTAGATAGACTAAATAGACCAGTGGctagcaaaagtaaaaaaaaaaaggataaaagtaAACAAAGTTAAAATGatcatactaaataaaaaaaaatgcctaTAGTGTGTTATATGTTCAGAAATACTTGCAAACGACACCTTAAAACCTCTGAAATTATTAAGGCATTTAAACACCAACAACAAACCATCTAACATTCAATGAGAAGCCTTGACTTTCTTCGCCATAGTCACTGTCAGTTCAGAGTGTGATAACGATCAGCTAAACCACAGTGACGGCTTTAGATTCAAGTCACTGCAGCGTTTTGGCTGTCAGTCAAATAGCCCTGTCAGAGTTTCCTGAACTGGTGAACCTAGCAATTGATGCACTTTCACCTTTTGCCTCGACTGGCTGTGAAGCAACTCACATTTATTGACAGTGGAAGATGATTCATGACAAGGTGTGTCTGTTATTGAATCATGAATTTCTATATTGTGCATCCTAAAATGTGCAAATCTATTGTACTGAAAAAATACATGAAGAACATGCTGTACTTTTCTTGGTAACTGCTCTTTTTGACAAAGTTATTTACATCTTAAATTATTCATATTCTAAATgatttaagttatttattttctatgttaCATAAGCAGTACTTAAAGCACCCCCAGACTAACACGTAAAGCTTTTAATATGCTCTGTTATTGGCTGTTAGGGTTGTATTGTTTATGGTAAGCAAAGTAAGCAGATAATGATTGTGTTTCTCTTCTGAGTCGTTCAGTTCAAAGCATCTAATGGATTCAGGGCAACTGCAAGAGCAGTTTAATGTAATATTGATCTTGCAGTCAGTTAAATTAGTGTCACATTTATAATGGATTGTTAAAAAGCTACAGGCCTCTGAAATGAATTTATAATTCATACATGAATGGAGGCATTTCTCCAAACGGAAGCTGGCTGCATTGTGATATTGGCTGAGAATTAGGGAGGACAGAAGTTTGTTTAGAGG contains the following coding sequences:
- the gpr20 gene encoding G-protein coupled receptor 20, with the translated sequence MHRHNSRTMEMTRTEGSLSMNVTSTLTPPLTTNSSPPIREPYLHRLAHLDEGLYNDFYFLWIALVVINTLIFMVGMALNSLALYVFCYRTKPKTTSVIYTINLAVTDLLVNLSLPTRIILYYSGGKCLNCSYVHIFSYFVNMYCSILFLTSICVDRYLAIVQVEASRKWRNPNVAKVVCVCIWLFAIIVTYSFLTTALKHSACCVSKLFALSVFEFFVPMVIIVVFTVRIMCALSSPGLMQQSRDRRMKAVQLLTTVLVIFTICFTPFHVRQVLVYFHPDLPNHVIVYHVTVTLSSLNSCLDPVVYCFVTTNFQSTMKRFFRKAEAEQTSGDIISMQKSSKGSGTVFAIANSMIMANMNTPQHGGLPG